In one Polaribacter sp. ALD11 genomic region, the following are encoded:
- the cyoE gene encoding heme o synthase, whose protein sequence is MNTAVISDKKTFMKTIISDFKQLTKVGLSLSVVFSSVAGYLLAIETVNYFTLFLLALGGFFMVGASNAFNQIIEKDTDAIMKRTQNRPLPTGRMSVNVALTTAILFTILGLSILYSINPKSALFGAISIFLYTCVYTPLKAVTPLTVFVGAIPGAIPFMLGWVAATNNFGIEAGFLFMIQFFWQFPHFWAIGWLQFEEYKKAGFNMLPMGTKDRGAIKQIIFYTLVMILVSIAPVLRVSGSFYIYPITAVIIALLGVVMLYYGIKLYKSEENIDARKLMLSSVLYITVVQIIYVVDKFLH, encoded by the coding sequence ATGAATACAGCAGTTATTTCAGACAAGAAAACATTTATGAAAACTATTATTTCAGACTTTAAACAACTAACCAAAGTTGGTTTGTCTTTAAGTGTTGTATTTTCTTCTGTTGCTGGTTATCTTTTAGCAATAGAAACTGTTAATTATTTTACACTTTTTCTCTTAGCCCTTGGAGGTTTCTTTATGGTTGGTGCTTCAAACGCATTTAATCAAATTATAGAAAAAGATACAGATGCTATTATGAAGCGTACGCAGAACAGACCTTTGCCAACTGGTAGAATGTCTGTAAACGTAGCGCTAACAACTGCAATTTTATTTACTATTCTAGGTCTTTCAATATTATATAGCATTAATCCTAAATCTGCGTTATTTGGCGCAATTTCAATATTTCTATACACTTGTGTATATACGCCGTTAAAAGCCGTGACGCCTTTAACTGTTTTTGTAGGGGCAATTCCTGGAGCAATACCTTTTATGCTAGGTTGGGTTGCGGCAACAAATAATTTTGGTATCGAAGCAGGTTTTTTATTTATGATTCAGTTTTTTTGGCAATTTCCTCACTTTTGGGCAATTGGTTGGCTGCAGTTTGAAGAATATAAAAAGGCAGGTTTTAATATGTTGCCAATGGGAACTAAAGATAGAGGTGCCATAAAACAGATTATTTTTTATACGCTAGTTATGATTTTAGTATCGATAGCACCTGTTTTAAGAGTCTCAGGTTCTTTTTATATTTATCCTATAACTGCTGTAATTATAGCTTTATTAGGAGTTGTAATGTTATATTATGGAATAAAACTTTATAAAAGTGAGGAAAATATAGACGCAAGAAAATTAATGCTGTCTAGTGTTTTGTACATAACAGTTGTACAAATTATATATGTAGTAGATAAATTTTTACATTAA
- a CDS encoding cytochrome c oxidase subunit 3, which produces MVEQTLQQELTVAKRKSAKPMLWVSMISMVMFFAGLTSAYVISMKRDDWVTFDLPDAFYIGTFLIISSSITLMLSQRFLKQDKRQLSLILVVVTLLLGIGFIWQQYEGFNELKRLGLYFTGKGSTVSTSFIIGITLMHVLHLLAGVIVLLVVIYNHFKYKYKPNDLLGFELGAIFWHFVDILWIYLFFFFYFIR; this is translated from the coding sequence ATGGTAGAACAAACGTTACAACAAGAATTAACAGTTGCTAAAAGAAAATCTGCAAAACCTATGTTATGGGTTTCTATGATAAGTATGGTAATGTTTTTTGCAGGTTTAACAAGTGCGTATGTAATTAGTATGAAAAGAGATGATTGGGTAACTTTTGATTTACCTGATGCTTTTTACATAGGAACTTTTTTAATTATATCTAGCAGTATTACACTAATGCTGTCTCAACGCTTTTTAAAACAAGATAAAAGACAATTATCACTGATATTAGTAGTAGTAACTTTATTGTTAGGAATCGGTTTTATTTGGCAACAGTACGAAGGCTTTAATGAGCTTAAAAGACTTGGTTTATATTTTACCGGTAAAGGTAGTACAGTATCAACATCGTTTATTATTGGTATTACTTTAATGCATGTTTTACACCTTTTGGCTGGTGTAATTGTGCTTTTAGTTGTTATTTATAATCATTTTAAATATAAGTATAAACCAAATGATTTGCTGGGGTTTGAACTCGGTGCAATCTTTTGGCATTTTGTAGATATACTATGGATTTATCTATTTTTCTTTTTCTATTTTATTAGGTGA
- a CDS encoding cytochrome c oxidase subunit 3: MEANIAVPTDKKETWDGGNARPFGASYGKMMMWFFILSDALTFTGFLAAYGLTRFKFIDSWPIADEVFTHVPFVHGDFPMIYVAIMTFILIFSSVTMVLAVDAGHQMKKNKVAWYMFATIIGGIIFVGSQAWEWNTFIKGSYGAVKTTEGKVLQFVKDGKQIALADFVTGPKTDAIEEHSRKNGLWFQSGETVATYSVAQVINAYNANPTIQVRTELIDLEKKQKTILSREEGSLQLAKTKMVVEGANLRANEYGNTIFADFFFFITGFHGFHVLSGIIINIIIFFNVILGTYERRGHYEMVEKVGLYWHFVDLVWVFVFTFFYLV, translated from the coding sequence ATGGAAGCAAATATTGCTGTACCAACTGACAAAAAAGAAACCTGGGATGGTGGAAATGCTAGACCATTTGGTGCTAGCTATGGTAAAATGATGATGTGGTTCTTCATCTTATCAGATGCATTAACTTTTACCGGATTTTTAGCAGCCTATGGTTTAACTCGTTTCAAGTTTATTGATTCTTGGCCAATTGCAGATGAGGTTTTTACGCACGTTCCTTTTGTACATGGAGATTTTCCTATGATTTACGTTGCTATAATGACGTTTATCTTAATATTTTCATCGGTAACAATGGTATTAGCGGTAGACGCTGGGCATCAAATGAAAAAAAATAAAGTAGCTTGGTATATGTTTGCTACTATTATTGGAGGTATTATTTTTGTGGGCTCACAAGCTTGGGAATGGAATACTTTTATTAAAGGTTCTTATGGTGCTGTAAAAACAACAGAAGGTAAAGTGTTGCAATTTGTAAAAGATGGAAAACAGATTGCCTTGGCAGACTTTGTTACGGGGCCTAAAACAGATGCAATAGAAGAGCATTCTAGAAAAAACGGATTGTGGTTTCAAAGTGGAGAAACAGTTGCTACCTATTCTGTAGCACAAGTTATAAATGCTTACAATGCAAACCCTACAATTCAAGTAAGAACAGAACTAATCGATTTAGAAAAAAAACAAAAAACAATTCTCTCTAGAGAAGAAGGTTCACTTCAATTAGCTAAAACTAAAATGGTTGTTGAAGGAGCAAATCTAAGAGCAAACGAGTATGGTAATACAATTTTTGCAGATTTCTTTTTCTTTATTACAGGTTTTCACGGTTTTCACGTATTGTCTGGAATTATAATTAATATCATCATCTTCTTTAATGTAATCTTAGGTACTTACGAAAGAAGAGGACATTATGAAATGGTAGAAAAGGTTGGTTTATATTGGCACTTTGTAGATTTAGTTTGGGTATTTGTATTTACCTTTTTCTACTTAGTATAA
- a CDS encoding cytochrome C oxidase subunit IV family protein yields the protein MAHAHESNTKRIWIVFGILSVITLVEVYLGIIKPEALHLHGPGTSWLNWIFIILTLAKAYGIAWVFMHLEGEKKWFRRSIIWTAVFLITYLITLLLIEGGYIYDTLSPLVKW from the coding sequence ATGGCACACGCACACGAATCAAACACAAAAAGAATTTGGATAGTTTTTGGTATTCTTTCTGTTATAACATTAGTAGAAGTTTATTTAGGTATTATTAAACCAGAAGCCTTACACCTACATGGACCAGGAACAAGTTGGTTAAATTGGATTTTTATCATCTTAACCCTAGCGAAAGCTTACGGTATTGCATGGGTTTTTATGCACTTAGAGGGAGAAAAAAAATGGTTTAGACGTTCTATTATTTGGACGGCAGTCTTTTTAATAACCTATTTAATAACCTTATTATTAATTGAAGGAGGCTACATATACGACACACTATCACCACTAGTAAAATGGTAA
- a CDS encoding SCO family protein, whose protein sequence is MNKKYSYIGIAFIILLFGIYTVPKVVERFKDNDLVKFNKVPDFEFIDQEGKTITNKSYEGKVYVVEFFFSTCPTICPIMNEKMLTIQDDFFGNPNFGIASISITPEIDTPETLKKYAKDNGITHKNWHLLTGKSDAIVYELSNKGFKLYVGKGEDEHGGFEHSGLFALVDKDGYIRSRRDEYGNPIMYYRAIKEQIFEDQIKELKEDINILLNE, encoded by the coding sequence ATGAACAAGAAATACTCTTATATAGGAATTGCATTTATTATTTTATTATTTGGAATTTACACAGTACCAAAGGTAGTAGAGCGTTTTAAAGACAATGACTTGGTGAAGTTTAATAAAGTACCAGATTTTGAATTTATAGATCAAGAGGGAAAAACAATTACGAACAAATCGTATGAGGGTAAAGTGTATGTTGTAGAATTTTTCTTTTCTACTTGCCCAACTATTTGCCCTATTATGAATGAAAAAATGTTGACCATTCAAGATGATTTTTTTGGAAATCCGAATTTCGGAATTGCTTCAATCTCTATTACTCCAGAAATAGATACACCAGAAACCTTAAAAAAATACGCTAAAGACAATGGTATTACACATAAAAACTGGCACCTTCTAACAGGAAAAAGTGATGCTATTGTATATGAACTTTCTAACAAAGGGTTTAAATTATATGTTGGCAAAGGGGAAGACGAGCATGGTGGTTTCGAACATTCTGGTTTGTTTGCTTTAGTAGATAAAGATGGTTATATTAGGTCTAGAAGAGATGAATATGGTAACCCAATTATGTACTATAGAGCAATTAAAGAACAAATTTTTGAAGATCAAATAAAAGAATTAAAAGAAGATATTAATATATTGTTGAATGAATAA
- a CDS encoding DUF420 domain-containing protein has translation MNNLAQEKKYKKIITALSVIIPLAVAALFGVNLRSLGFDVEPLKFLPPIYATINGLTAVLLIAAVIAIKKGNKKLHEQFNTAAIACSLLFLLMYIAYHMTSDSTTFGGVGVIKYVYYFILITHIILSVVVIPFVLITYMKAKLGKFPEHKKIAKKTFPLWLYVAITGVIVYLMISPYYV, from the coding sequence ATGAATAATTTAGCTCAAGAAAAAAAATATAAAAAAATAATTACAGCATTATCAGTCATCATTCCTTTGGCTGTTGCTGCTTTATTTGGTGTAAATCTTCGAAGTTTAGGTTTTGATGTAGAACCGTTAAAATTTCTTCCGCCAATTTACGCAACTATAAATGGTCTAACTGCAGTTTTATTAATTGCGGCAGTGATCGCTATAAAAAAAGGAAACAAAAAGTTGCACGAACAATTTAATACAGCAGCAATTGCCTGCTCTCTATTGTTTTTGTTGATGTATATTGCCTATCACATGACTTCAGATTCTACCACATTTGGCGGAGTAGGAGTTATAAAATACGTGTATTATTTTATTTTAATTACACACATTATTTTGTCTGTTGTGGTTATCCCTTTTGTTTTAATCACTTACATGAAAGCAAAACTAGGCAAATTTCCAGAGCATAAGAAAATTGCTAAGAAAACTTTTCCATTGTGGCTTTATGTTGCTATTACTGGTGTTATAGTCTATCTAATGATATCTCCTTATTATGTTTAA
- a CDS encoding TolC family protein, with protein MKTKLILFVALCTSIATFSQKKWTLKEAVDQALAKNISIQQNKLSVELAKKNVEIAKGNFLPNLNGNTGGNLNFGSGFDPVSNNRISTSIFGGSVGLSSGYTVFNGFRNTNTYKQAQLGVETSLYDLKQIENDISLRVVNTYLNVLFAKENLGVAKVQAEISKKQIEAANARFEAGVIAKGELLNFKSTAANDLQNVILQENALDLALLNIAQLLQEPTENFDVASIEVETPSANLLYANSSSVFKKSLDYMPEIARAKLDIKNADFNIAIAKGSFLPTITASAGLSTNYGFNLNLPDGVSNTALFTQLDNNLGYGLGFNVSIPIFNRFQTKNRVSQSLINKEISETRLESQKLQLKQTIEQAFLDVKSGLKAFEAAKISLDAQKEAFKNAQERYNYGAMTLFDFDLVRTRLVNAEGAMIRSKYDYVFKTKVLQFYSGELVF; from the coding sequence TTGAAAACCAAACTTATCCTATTTGTAGCACTATGTACTTCAATTGCTACCTTTTCACAGAAAAAATGGACTTTAAAAGAAGCTGTAGATCAAGCATTAGCAAAAAATATTTCTATTCAACAGAATAAATTAAGTGTAGAACTCGCTAAGAAAAATGTGGAAATTGCTAAAGGTAATTTTTTACCTAATTTAAATGGTAACACTGGTGGTAATTTAAATTTTGGTTCTGGTTTTGATCCTGTTTCAAATAATAGAATTTCTACAAGTATTTTTGGGGGTTCTGTTGGTTTAAGTTCTGGTTATACTGTATTTAATGGGTTCAGAAATACAAATACTTATAAACAAGCGCAACTAGGCGTTGAAACTAGTTTGTATGATTTAAAACAAATAGAAAATGATATTTCTCTGAGAGTAGTAAATACCTATTTAAACGTTCTTTTTGCTAAAGAAAATTTAGGAGTAGCAAAAGTACAAGCAGAAATTAGCAAAAAACAGATTGAGGCTGCTAATGCTAGATTTGAGGCTGGAGTAATTGCAAAAGGAGAACTATTAAATTTTAAATCTACAGCAGCAAACGATTTACAGAATGTGATTTTGCAAGAAAATGCTCTGGATTTAGCATTGTTAAACATTGCTCAATTACTACAAGAACCAACAGAAAACTTTGATGTTGCTTCAATAGAAGTGGAAACACCTTCTGCTAATTTACTGTATGCAAATTCTTCTTCTGTATTTAAAAAGTCTTTAGATTATATGCCAGAAATTGCAAGAGCAAAATTAGATATTAAAAATGCTGATTTCAATATTGCTATTGCAAAAGGGAGTTTTTTACCTACAATTACTGCATCAGCGGGTTTATCAACAAATTATGGTTTTAACTTAAATTTACCTGATGGAGTGTCAAATACAGCGCTATTTACACAGTTAGATAATAATCTTGGTTATGGATTAGGTTTCAATGTAAGTATTCCAATTTTTAATAGATTTCAAACTAAGAATAGAGTATCGCAATCTTTAATTAATAAAGAAATTTCTGAAACGAGATTAGAAAGTCAGAAATTACAGTTAAAACAAACTATAGAGCAAGCTTTTTTAGATGTAAAATCAGGTTTAAAAGCATTCGAAGCTGCAAAAATATCTTTAGACGCACAAAAAGAAGCATTTAAAAATGCACAAGAAAGATATAATTATGGTGCTATGACCTTGTTCGATTTCGATTTAGTAAGAACTCGTTTGGTAAATGCAGAAGGTGCTATGATTCGTTCTAAATACGACTATGTCTTTAAAACCAAAGTATTACAATTCTATTCTGGAGAATTAGTATTTTAG
- the tsaB gene encoding tRNA (adenosine(37)-N6)-threonylcarbamoyltransferase complex dimerization subunit type 1 TsaB: protein MAIILNIETSTKNCSVSLANNSKIIAMKELNNGNYSHAEVLHPFIDNILKEGNISIDKIDAVAVSKGPGSYTGLRIGVSAAKGLSFALNKPLISIDTLTSLSYAISIDKGIIVPMLDARRMEVYAAVFDENHQKIRDIKAEIINETSFYEELEKGKVYFLGDGSQKCKEVITHTNAVFIDDKFPSSKEMAVLSYIKYKKNDIEDVAYFEPFYLKDFVVIPEKKKKPTF, encoded by the coding sequence TTGGCAATTATACTAAACATAGAAACTTCAACCAAAAACTGTTCTGTAAGTCTAGCAAATAATAGTAAAATTATTGCAATGAAAGAACTGAACAATGGTAATTACTCACACGCAGAAGTTTTACACCCTTTTATTGATAATATTTTAAAAGAAGGCAATATTTCTATTGACAAAATAGATGCTGTAGCCGTTAGCAAAGGCCCTGGTTCTTATACGGGGTTAAGAATAGGTGTTTCTGCCGCAAAAGGACTTTCTTTTGCGTTAAACAAGCCGTTAATTTCTATAGATACATTAACATCTTTGTCTTACGCAATTTCTATAGATAAAGGCATAATTGTACCCATGTTAGATGCAAGAAGAATGGAGGTCTATGCTGCGGTTTTTGATGAAAATCACCAAAAAATAAGAGATATTAAAGCAGAAATTATAAATGAAACTTCTTTTTATGAAGAGTTAGAGAAAGGAAAAGTTTATTTTTTAGGTGATGGTTCTCAGAAGTGTAAAGAAGTAATTACACATACAAATGCAGTTTTTATTGATGATAAATTTCCTTCTTCAAAAGAAATGGCAGTATTATCTTATATTAAGTACAAAAAAAACGACATTGAAGATGTCGCTTATTTTGAGCCTTTTTATTTAAAAGATTTCGTAGTTATTCCAGAAAAGAAAAAGAAACCAACGTTTTAA
- a CDS encoding mechanosensitive ion channel family protein: protein MEEYIDKLKIILVEYTPKILMALAMLVIGLIIIKVVVNTTKKVLRKRGIDVTLQKFLGNLLSWILKILLFITVIAKLGVETASFAAILAAAGLAVGLALQGSLANFAGGVLIMIFKPIKIGDFIEAQGASGTVKEIEIFTTKLNTTDNKEIIIPNGALSNGNIINYSTEDTRRVDFTFGVGYDSDIKKTKDVIYGVINAHPLVLKEPASAVNISELADSSINFFTRGWVKKEDYWTVKFDVLEQTKEALDAAGIDIPYPHRVNINKNE from the coding sequence ATGGAAGAATATATTGACAAATTGAAGATAATACTGGTAGAATACACTCCAAAAATTTTAATGGCTTTAGCCATGTTAGTTATTGGATTAATAATTATTAAAGTGGTTGTTAATACAACTAAAAAGGTTCTTAGAAAGAGAGGGATTGATGTTACACTTCAAAAATTTCTGGGAAATTTATTAAGTTGGATTTTAAAAATACTGCTATTTATAACTGTAATTGCAAAATTAGGGGTTGAAACGGCTTCTTTTGCAGCAATTTTAGCAGCAGCAGGTTTGGCTGTTGGTTTAGCTTTGCAAGGCTCTTTAGCAAACTTTGCTGGAGGAGTTTTAATTATGATCTTTAAACCGATTAAAATAGGCGATTTTATTGAAGCACAAGGTGCGAGTGGTACCGTTAAAGAAATTGAAATTTTTACAACTAAATTAAACACAACCGACAATAAGGAAATCATAATTCCTAATGGGGCACTTTCTAACGGAAATATAATCAATTATAGCACAGAAGATACGCGTCGTGTAGATTTTACATTTGGTGTTGGTTACGACTCCGATATTAAGAAAACCAAAGATGTTATTTATGGTGTTATAAATGCACACCCATTGGTACTAAAAGAACCTGCTAGTGCTGTAAATATTTCTGAATTAGCAGACAGTTCTATCAACTTTTTTACGCGTGGTTGGGTTAAAAAAGAAGATTATTGGACCGTTAAATTTGATGTTTTAGAACAAACAAAGGAAGCTCTTGATGCAGCAGGAATTGACATTCCATACCCACACAGAGTAAACATCAACAAAAACGAATAA
- a CDS encoding dodecin family protein, translated as MAIMKVIEVLANSEKSWEDATRKAVIQTSKTVKNIKSVFVQSQSAVVFGDEVTEFRVNLKITFEVH; from the coding sequence ATGGCAATAATGAAGGTTATAGAAGTATTGGCAAACTCAGAAAAAAGTTGGGAAGACGCTACGAGAAAAGCAGTAATACAAACCTCAAAAACGGTGAAAAATATAAAATCTGTTTTTGTACAATCGCAAAGTGCAGTTGTATTTGGAGATGAAGTGACGGAGTTTAGAGTAAATCTAAAAATTACTTTTGAAGTACACTAA
- a CDS encoding toxin-antitoxin system YwqK family antitoxin, translating to MKNIFTIALFCIAAIGYSQDIKPTYEAEGELVKATYYHEDGSVSTEGYFKNKKLTGKWTRFDKQGNKTQLAFYKEGKKTGKWFFWNEGSLQEVTYNNNSIEGVNLWKAESKVATNK from the coding sequence ATGAAAAATATATTTACAATCGCACTTTTTTGTATAGCAGCAATAGGGTACTCTCAAGACATAAAACCTACATACGAAGCAGAAGGAGAACTAGTGAAAGCTACTTATTACCATGAAGATGGTTCTGTAAGTACAGAGGGTTATTTCAAAAATAAAAAATTAACTGGTAAGTGGACACGTTTTGACAAACAAGGTAATAAAACTCAGTTAGCATTTTACAAAGAAGGTAAGAAGACAGGCAAATGGTTTTTTTGGAATGAAGGTTCTTTACAAGAAGTAACTTATAATAACAATTCTATTGAAGGTGTTAACTTGTGGAAAGCGGAATCTAAAGTGGCAACAAATAAATAA
- a CDS encoding energy transducer TonB, with amino-acid sequence MEIKKNPKSNLENYSKIFMQIGLVLALFVTYAAIEKKTYDKTTSDLAVISMNADMEEDIPITEVKPPAQPKTPPPPTPEKIEVVEDEKEVEETVIESTETDETEAIVVEEIVEIAEAEEVIEDVNFMIIEDSPVFPGCKGNKKELKKCFSDMVGKHFQRKFDTDLPNELGLSPGKKRVFIGFKIDKQGNIVNVQARGPHPKIEQEVIKVMKLLPKMKPGKQRGKPVGVSFNIPFTLLVE; translated from the coding sequence ATGGAAATAAAGAAGAATCCGAAATCGAACTTAGAAAATTACAGTAAAATATTTATGCAAATTGGTCTTGTATTGGCACTATTTGTAACGTATGCTGCAATTGAAAAGAAAACTTATGATAAAACTACTAGTGACTTAGCTGTTATTAGTATGAATGCAGATATGGAAGAAGATATTCCAATTACGGAAGTAAAACCACCTGCACAGCCTAAAACACCTCCACCACCAACACCAGAAAAGATTGAAGTTGTTGAAGATGAAAAGGAAGTTGAAGAGACTGTAATAGAATCTACAGAAACAGATGAAACTGAAGCAATAGTAGTTGAAGAAATCGTAGAAATAGCAGAAGCGGAAGAAGTTATAGAGGATGTTAACTTTATGATTATTGAAGATTCACCTGTATTTCCTGGATGTAAAGGAAATAAGAAAGAGTTAAAAAAGTGTTTTAGTGATATGGTGGGAAAACATTTCCAACGAAAATTTGACACAGATTTACCTAATGAATTAGGACTTTCTCCAGGTAAAAAAAGAGTTTTTATTGGTTTTAAAATTGATAAACAAGGGAACATTGTAAATGTTCAAGCTAGAGGGCCACACCCAAAAATTGAACAAGAGGTTATTAAGGTAATGAAGTTATTACCTAAAATGAAACCAGGTAAACAAAGAGGGAAGCCAGTAGGCGTAAGTTTTAATATTCCTTTTACTTTATTAGTAGAATAA
- a CDS encoding VanZ family protein, which translates to MKLPKYDVSISHLDKWQHCFAYFTLSLSWLFALYKKSKKYLIVVCCILFGIVIEFLQNTITNYRTGDYFDVVANSVGVLSGLLAFNLLSKKKPVK; encoded by the coding sequence ATGAAGCTGCCTAAATATGACGTTTCAATTAGCCATTTAGATAAGTGGCAACATTGTTTTGCATATTTTACATTATCACTTTCTTGGCTATTTGCACTTTACAAAAAAAGTAAGAAATACTTAATTGTAGTCTGTTGCATTCTATTTGGCATAGTTATTGAATTTTTACAAAATACAATAACAAATTATAGAACAGGAGATTACTTTGATGTTGTTGCAAACTCTGTTGGTGTTTTATCAGGATTATTAGCTTTTAACCTTCTTTCTAAAAAAAAACCGGTTAAATAA
- the gcvH gene encoding glycine cleavage system protein GcvH, which yields MNIPSNLKYTKDHEWLKIEGNIATVGITDFAQGELGDIVYVDVDTLDDTVEEGDVFGSVEAVKTVSDLFMPLKGEVIEFNEALEEEPELVNSDPYNKGWMIKIDISDSSQIDDLLDAEAYQNLIQG from the coding sequence ATGAACATTCCATCAAACTTAAAATACACAAAAGACCACGAGTGGCTTAAGATAGAAGGCAACATTGCAACTGTAGGTATTACAGATTTTGCACAAGGAGAATTAGGAGACATCGTTTATGTGGATGTAGATACTTTAGACGATACTGTAGAAGAAGGAGACGTTTTTGGTTCTGTTGAAGCTGTAAAAACGGTTTCAGATTTATTTATGCCTTTAAAAGGAGAAGTTATCGAATTTAACGAAGCATTAGAAGAGGAACCAGAATTGGTAAACTCAGACCCTTATAATAAAGGTTGGATGATTAAGATTGATATTTCTGACAGCTCACAAATAGATGATTTATTAGATGCTGAAGCATATCAAAACCTTATTCAAGGGTAA